One part of the Nitrospiraceae bacterium genome encodes these proteins:
- a CDS encoding DUF302 domain-containing protein, giving the protein MKFLQELLKGVLCMSMTIASLPAVSAQAGEMLVTKPSHYSVPETIDRIEKAVTAKGMRIFARIDHGGEAKKVGLEMKPTELLIFGNPKGGTPLMVAKPTAAIDLPMKALAWEDKDGNVWLTYNSPELLRQRHGVPAELLSKLDSVGALLEQAAE; this is encoded by the coding sequence ATGAAATTCCTACAAGAACTGCTGAAAGGCGTCCTGTGTATGAGCATGACAATCGCGTCCCTTCCCGCAGTGTCAGCTCAAGCGGGCGAAATGCTGGTGACGAAACCGAGCCATTATTCAGTTCCCGAGACAATCGACCGGATCGAGAAGGCGGTCACGGCGAAGGGGATGCGTATCTTTGCCCGGATTGACCATGGCGGGGAAGCAAAGAAAGTGGGATTAGAGATGAAGCCCACCGAGCTACTCATTTTCGGCAACCCGAAGGGAGGCACACCTCTCATGGTGGCCAAGCCAACGGCTGCGATTGACCTCCCCATGAAAGCCCTGGCGTGGGAGGACAAGGACGGCAACGTGTGGCTCACCTATAACTCGCCCGAACTACTGCGGCAGCGACACGGCGTGCCGGCGGAACTCCTATCCAAACTCGATTCCGTGGGCGCACTGCTCGAACAGGCAGCGGAGTAG
- a CDS encoding GNAT family N-acetyltransferase has protein sequence MIRIRPATEADFAPLLQVQQAAFGEYSTVYEVSAWTTETLDSLRNDAKDKRILVAEVEGVIVGSVRFWTVAGVCVIRLLSVSPAHQKHGVGKGLVREIERVTTDAHKFYACTMLRTARNIQFFLSLGYKAETMLPNHYHHLDLICFTKYREATKSAIPSPI, from the coding sequence ATGATTCGTATCAGACCAGCGACGGAAGCTGATTTCGCACCCCTGCTACAGGTACAGCAGGCTGCCTTTGGCGAATACTCCACCGTCTACGAGGTAAGCGCCTGGACCACGGAGACACTCGACAGTCTGAGGAACGATGCCAAGGACAAACGTATCCTCGTCGCTGAGGTAGAGGGAGTGATTGTTGGGTCAGTGCGCTTTTGGACGGTCGCTGGTGTATGCGTGATCCGGTTGCTCTCGGTGAGTCCAGCCCACCAGAAGCATGGCGTGGGAAAGGGGTTGGTGAGGGAAATTGAACGGGTCACCACCGATGCCCATAAGTTCTATGCCTGCACCATGCTGCGGACGGCCAGGAACATTCAGTTTTTCTTGAGTCTGGGCTACAAGGCGGAAACCATGCTGCCCAACCACTACCACCATCTGGACCTCATCTGCTTCACCAAATATCGCGAGGCGACGAAGTCAGCGATACCATCTCCGATCTAA
- a CDS encoding YqgE/AlgH family protein, which translates to MNKPRPVAVTKVIASALLGGLLAVLHAGPTLADGEFAPSSVAKGVLLVASPSLADPNFRQSVLLILEHGPEGTLGLILNRSTNVLLSDALPDLTVLKGTSYRLFAGGPVEPTRLLLLSRLKEPSADVRSVFDGVYVGGTPDVLERIITQAKPTEAFRAFAGYAGWAPGQLAYEMLEGSWAVLPPDSFNIFDKDPATLWPDSISRLQAPRVISN; encoded by the coding sequence TTGAACAAGCCTCGACCTGTCGCTGTAACAAAGGTCATCGCGAGTGCCCTGCTTGGGGGACTCCTGGCCGTCCTGCACGCGGGACCGACGTTGGCGGACGGGGAATTTGCGCCGTCCTCCGTCGCCAAGGGTGTGCTCCTCGTGGCCAGCCCTTCACTGGCTGATCCGAACTTCCGCCAATCCGTCCTGCTCATCTTGGAGCACGGTCCTGAAGGAACACTCGGACTTATTCTGAATCGGTCTACGAACGTCCTCTTATCCGATGCCTTGCCGGACCTTACCGTACTAAAGGGGACCAGCTACCGACTATTTGCTGGTGGGCCAGTCGAACCAACCCGTCTTCTTCTGCTGTCCCGACTCAAGGAACCTTCGGCAGACGTGCGATCGGTGTTCGACGGGGTCTATGTGGGCGGCACACCCGACGTTCTGGAGCGCATCATTACGCAAGCAAAACCGACCGAAGCGTTCCGGGCGTTTGCCGGATACGCCGGCTGGGCTCCGGGACAGCTGGCTTATGAGATGCTCGAGGGTTCATGGGCAGTCCTGCCGCCGGATTCGTTCAACATCTTCGACAAGGATCCAGCCACGCTCTGGCCGGACAGCATCAGCCGTCTCCAGGCACCCAGGGTCATCTCGAATTAG
- a CDS encoding OmpA family protein, with amino-acid sequence MRKTPHFTVMGMLAVACLLGQGCASLFGSGTGDELLADDEELIDEPAIKDIPPVDLGVYTARSKTRRADLTARNETGLPKGSLTDVLFDFDQATLRKDALPVLEANAKRLQEEGVTRLLLEGRGDEVGTAAYNLVLGERRAKNVKAYLQDLGIPLTLKTTSYGKDRPLCFQQNGECHQKNRSVHFDVKE; translated from the coding sequence ATGCGAAAGACACCGCACTTCACTGTCATGGGGATGTTGGCCGTTGCGTGCCTGCTGGGTCAGGGGTGTGCAAGCCTTTTTGGGTCTGGAACCGGAGATGAGCTGCTGGCTGATGATGAGGAACTGATCGACGAACCGGCGATCAAGGATATTCCTCCTGTAGACCTCGGCGTCTATACCGCACGTTCAAAGACCCGTCGCGCGGATTTGACCGCTCGCAATGAAACCGGACTGCCCAAAGGGTCGTTGACGGATGTGCTCTTTGATTTTGATCAAGCTACTCTCCGAAAAGATGCGCTGCCAGTCCTGGAGGCGAATGCCAAGCGGCTTCAGGAGGAAGGTGTCACGCGGTTGCTTCTGGAAGGCCGCGGAGACGAAGTGGGAACGGCCGCGTACAATCTGGTGTTGGGAGAACGTCGGGCCAAGAACGTAAAGGCATATCTTCAGGATTTAGGCATTCCGCTTACGCTCAAGACGACGAGCTATGGGAAGGACCGTCCCCTCTGTTTCCAACAGAATGGCGAATGCCATCAGAAGAACAGAAGCGTGCACTTCGACGTCAAAGAGTAG